One Tursiops truncatus isolate mTurTru1 chromosome 3, mTurTru1.mat.Y, whole genome shotgun sequence DNA segment encodes these proteins:
- the ADAT3 gene encoding probable inactive tRNA-specific adenosine deaminase-like protein 3 encodes MDPTPGDVEPHRDAKAGSPEREPAWQALPILSEQQSGAVELVLAYAAPVLDKRQTSRLLKEVSAVHPLPAQPHLKRVRPSPRPGCPHALEMLLCLAGPAAGMRSLAELLPPPAVDPRGLGQPFLVPVPARPPLTRGQFEEARAHWPTTFHEDRQVTRALAGQLFSAQERVAMQGHMERAVWAAQQAASRGLRAVGAVVVEPASGRVLATGHDCSSATGPLLHATMVCIDLVARGQGRGAYDLAPHPACSFAPAAAPPGVRAGSVHKLDEDANGLPYVCTGYDLYVTREPCAMCAMALVHSRVRRVFYGAPSPDGALGTRFRLHAQPDLNHRFQAFCGVLEAQCRRLDPDA; translated from the coding sequence ATGGACCCCACCCCGGGCGACGTGGAGCCACACAGAGACGCGAAGGCCGGGAGCCCCGAGCGAGAGCCGGCGTGGCAGGCCCTCCCGATCCTGTCTGAGCAGCAGTCCGGCGCTGTGGAGCTGGTGCTGGCCTATGCCGCGCCGGTCCTGGACAAGCGCCAGACCTCACGCCTCCTCAAGGAGGTGTCAGCCGTCCACCCGCTGCCCGCACAGCCTCACCTCAAGAGGGTGCGACCCAGCCCCCGCCCCGGCTGCCCACACGCGCTGGAGATGCTGCTGTGCCTGGCGGGTCCGGCCGCGGGCATGCGATCGCTGGCCGAGCTCCTCCCGCCGCCGGCCGTGGACCCCCGTGGCCTGGGCCAGCCCTTCCTGGTGCCTGTGCCCGCGCGGCCGCCCCTGACCAGGGGCCAGTTTGAGGAGGCGCGCGCCCACTGGCCCACCACCTTCCACGAGGACCGGCAGGTGACCCGAGCCCTGGCCGGGCAGCTCTTCTCGGCACAGGAGCGGGTGGCGATGCAGGGCCACATGGAGCGGGCCGTGTGGGCCGCGCAGCAGGCGGCCTCGCGGGGCCTGCGGGCCgtgggggcagtggtggtggagCCGGCCTCAGGCCGCGTGCTGGCCACAGGCCACGACTGCAGCAGCGCGACCGGACCCCTGCTGCACGCCACCATGGTGTGCATCGACCTGGTGGCCCGGGGCCAGGGCCGCGGTGCCTATGACCTTGCACCCCACCCCGCCTGCTCCTTCGCCCCAGCCGCCGCCCCCCCAGGCGTCCGCGCGGGCTCCGTGCACAAGCTGGATGAGGACGCCAATGGCCTGCCCTACGTGTGCACCGGCTACGACCTGTACGTCACCCGCGAGCCCTGCGCCATGTGCGCCATGGCCCTGGTCCACTCCCGCGTGCGGCGCGTCTTCTACGGGGCGCCCTCGCCCGACGGCGCGCTGGGCACCCGCTTCCGCCTCCACGCCCAGCCGGACCTCAACCACCGCTTCCAGGCCTTCTGTGGCGTGCTGGAGGCCCAGTGCCGCCGGCTGGACCCCGACGCATAG